A part of Prolixibacteraceae bacterium genomic DNA contains:
- a CDS encoding 4Fe-4S binding protein codes for MREIIKIDESLCNGCGLCIPNCHEGALRIIDKKARLISDLMCDGLGACIGHCPKGAIEIETREAAPYDEILVIKDMVNKGKNTVIAHLCHLKDYNEMEFVRQGVQWMSQNQDAFDFDLQEIKQIVHNHQGGTKKTEKVEEKTTNMKSSLIMEPAQAGGCGTGGSGCPGSQNVAFDAPAGMAQHITSATPSALRQWPVQMHLLNPNAPFLKNADLLIAADCVAFSVGNFHSDFLPGKALAIACPKLDSQQQTYIDKLIMMINEARINTITVMLMEVPCCGGLLRLVQEACLEASRKVPVKVITVSIQGKILDESWA; via the coding sequence ATGAGAGAGATAATCAAAATAGACGAATCATTGTGCAATGGATGTGGATTATGTATTCCAAACTGCCATGAAGGGGCTTTAAGAATCATCGATAAGAAGGCTCGCCTTATAAGTGATTTGATGTGCGATGGTCTTGGTGCATGTATTGGACACTGTCCAAAGGGTGCTATTGAGATTGAAACAAGAGAAGCTGCTCCTTATGACGAAATTTTAGTAATCAAAGATATGGTTAATAAGGGAAAGAACACTGTTATTGCCCATCTGTGCCACCTTAAGGATTACAATGAAATGGAGTTTGTTCGTCAAGGGGTTCAATGGATGTCTCAAAACCAGGATGCTTTTGATTTTGATCTACAAGAGATAAAACAGATAGTTCACAACCACCAAGGAGGAACAAAAAAAACCGAGAAAGTAGAAGAGAAAACAACAAATATGAAATCATCACTAATTATGGAACCAGCACAAGCAGGAGGATGCGGTACGGGAGGATCAGGATGTCCTGGATCCCAGAATGTAGCTTTTGATGCTCCTGCAGGAATGGCACAGCATATAACATCAGCCACCCCAAGTGCACTACGTCAATGGCCAGTACAGATGCACCTATTAAACCCCAATGCACCATTCCTTAAGAATGCGGACTTATTGATTGCCGCGGACTGTGTCGCATTTTCAGTAGGTAACTTTCATTCAGATTTCCTACCAGGAAAAGCATTGGCTATTGCATGTCCAAAATTAGATTCACAACAACAAACTTACATTGACAAATTAATCATGATGATTAATGAAGCTCGTATCAACACGATTACGGTGATGCTTATGGAAGTACCTTGTTGCGGTGGACTATTACGATTGGTACAAGAGGCTTGTTTAGAAGCATCACGTAAGGTCCCAGTAAAAGTGATTACAGTAAGTATTCAAGGCAAGATCCTTGATGAATCATGGGCTTAG
- the hcp gene encoding hydroxylamine reductase: MSMFCFQCQEAAKGTGCTIKGVCGKNEEVANLQDLLMYVVKGIATYAHHGRALGMEDDIANKYIIDALFTTITNANFDPEKITEVITTGLAIRNRLKEEYIAKGGDANISSFGATTWNPETTAGYVAKGSVVGILAIENEDIRSLKELITYGLKGAAAYAEHAWNLDFENKEFHSFIQRALYEITRDDISADELVALTLETGKYGVDVMALLDEANTSTYGNPEITEVNIGVSDKPGILISGHDLKDMEELLKQTEGTGVDVYTHSEMLPANYYPAFKKYSHFVGNYGNAWWKQDKEFASFNGPILMTTNCITPPKSSYVDRVYTTGAAGFVGVKHIPNRAKDGAKDFTQIIEHAKQCEAPIEIEKGKIVGGFAHNQVIQLADKVVDAVKTGAIRKFFVMAGCDGRMKSRDYYTEFAEKLPKDTVILTAGCAKYRYNKLELGDIGGIPRVLDAGQCNDSYSLAVIALKLKEVFELNDINELPIAYNIAWYEQKAVIVLLALLHLGVKNIHLGPTLPAFLSPNVAKVLVDTFGIGGIGTVDEDMKMFMN; encoded by the coding sequence ATGAGTATGTTCTGTTTTCAGTGTCAAGAGGCTGCTAAAGGTACAGGTTGTACTATTAAAGGAGTTTGTGGTAAGAACGAAGAGGTAGCAAACCTACAAGATCTACTAATGTATGTAGTTAAAGGTATTGCGACTTATGCACACCATGGCCGTGCATTAGGTATGGAGGATGACATTGCCAATAAATATATTATCGATGCTCTTTTTACAACAATTACAAATGCTAATTTTGATCCAGAAAAGATCACCGAGGTTATTACAACAGGTTTAGCAATCCGTAATCGCCTGAAAGAGGAGTATATTGCAAAAGGAGGGGATGCAAATATTTCATCTTTCGGTGCAACGACATGGAATCCAGAAACAACAGCAGGCTATGTAGCAAAAGGTTCTGTTGTAGGAATATTAGCTATTGAGAACGAGGATATTCGTTCATTAAAAGAGTTGATTACTTATGGTCTTAAGGGTGCAGCAGCATACGCTGAACATGCTTGGAATCTAGACTTTGAAAACAAAGAGTTTCATTCATTTATTCAACGTGCCCTTTATGAGATTACACGTGATGATATCTCTGCAGACGAATTGGTTGCATTGACTCTTGAAACAGGGAAATACGGAGTGGATGTAATGGCACTACTTGATGAAGCCAATACATCGACTTATGGTAACCCAGAAATCACTGAAGTAAATATCGGAGTAAGTGATAAACCAGGTATTTTGATTTCAGGTCATGACCTGAAGGATATGGAAGAGCTATTGAAGCAGACTGAAGGAACAGGTGTGGACGTATACACACACAGTGAGATGCTTCCTGCAAACTACTATCCTGCATTTAAAAAATATAGCCACTTTGTTGGTAACTATGGTAATGCATGGTGGAAACAAGATAAAGAATTTGCTAGTTTCAATGGACCTATCTTGATGACAACAAATTGTATCACTCCACCTAAATCATCTTATGTTGATCGTGTTTATACGACAGGAGCAGCAGGATTTGTTGGTGTAAAACACATTCCAAATAGAGCAAAAGATGGCGCGAAAGATTTCACCCAAATCATCGAACATGCAAAACAATGTGAAGCTCCTATTGAGATCGAAAAAGGTAAGATCGTAGGTGGTTTTGCACACAACCAAGTTATTCAATTGGCAGACAAGGTAGTGGATGCTGTAAAAACAGGTGCTATTCGTAAGTTCTTTGTAATGGCAGGTTGTGACGGACGTATGAAAAGCCGTGACTACTATACTGAATTTGCAGAAAAACTTCCAAAAGATACTGTAATTCTTACAGCTGGTTGCGCAAAATATCGTTACAATAAGCTTGAACTTGGTGATATCGGAGGGATCCCTCGCGTATTAGATGCAGGTCAATGTAATGATTCATATTCACTAGCAGTGATCGCCTTGAAATTGAAAGAGGTATTTGAATTAAATGACATTAATGAACTTCCAATTGCTTATAACATTGCTTGGTATGAGCAGAAAGCGGTTATCGTTCTATTGGCACTACTTCATTTAGGAGTAAAAAATATTCATTTAGGACCTACATTACCAGCGTTCCTTTCTCCAAATGTCGCAAAAGTTTTGGTTGACACATTCGGCATTGGTGGTATTGGAACTGTTGATGAAGACATGAAGATGTTCATGAACTAA
- a CDS encoding discoidin domain-containing protein, which translates to MKRNLFLTLLLICSTFFNVVAQQPMGGCWHPEDITSWTPESDPLAKFNRSMVALKPRFKDETTKAGPYNYYESQVTACLTMNPSCSKTPAQGANNFIGYTFNFWQYLDILVWWGGSASEGIVIPPSAPVVDVAHKNGVQVYGNVFFPPGAYGGERRWVREMLRKENGEFIYAKKLAEIANYFGFDGWFINEETGGSSHDEWAGFAEDFNKYKASAHMGLQWYDQGTSTGGTLFNSDKRFKSKFLNYGSASSYNVKSNDDRVRSWGKNPFEVNYYGLEIGGGGFSHKGEFVALFGKDKNNGSIDLFCPEEKTWKDQTKKGHLNPYEQMNEFYKTAGRFWVNKEHDVTSSKAYDDANWPGMSVGVAARSVISEFPFVTNFNTGMGKKRYVKGDVKGTGDWYHRGIQSILPTWRWWVEGATKTVAPEFTWDDAYNSGASLMFAGSINGNVSNNVRLYKTKLEVKGSEHAKLVLKGAKTGYKCSLGLAFSEDKNAFTYIPLENFANGTWTTVDIPLAAYAGKTISMISLKFESSSNVQDLDLKLGEIYLGDAVPACGVVSNVKVIDDLGDIKKVLGDDQGDARVIWDAADGVISHYNIYVEQKGAETLVGQTMDEAFYIENIQRTSSDELSVNIIIKSVDLLGDEHGRVVKVAEWVKPTAPVINLTSDKSYIEAGETVVFTARATQYPESYKWTLPKGAEKVNGEYEENQVACRFPSAGSYNITVEATNKIGKSTKTVENAVKVVDSSQLEVVSVGKTIDSFSSNMGSEHPRFLIDGVNVPGSVGDKWCAGGSRSHWVIVDLEEPFDIYGFKTFDTGHKEDARGNFDCWKVEVSNDKQSWTEVVNQQGRKSENTKEAAIPGTVGRYVRFTPYDKNEGITIRIWEFQVLGVSMGMKLSSVKNMKLNDTETKTVKVTYDLGTIAKASDFGFKATSENGNILISNGVVDEVKSTYHFDVKSKAGFFGTEKVNVVFVNNGLSKDVSFDVTVASQNWSNVLVGKTLKAYNTSWDWSSLTGAIEGAEKLVDQDPKTGITTSYYGVVLEADLGESHSLACFKYNGSQDGEDLKIKVTGSHDGKNYELITSKDHYNGGSMLILNKAVSYRYVRIWSSVNGYGNVTINEMVALGESKDISFTNVKKQALHFDETTVIQIPFTNKVDFKSNQLNAKVLNTKFAKVTNVSLDMTQHLINVTLQTKHAIGSTQLELELNVNGKTFIHDVDLLVTPKDAANVALNKKAIDFSGSTASELPSYLFDGETNPQSASNKWCETGDGPHYVIVDLEKVYSVYEFKMFDCGNVEDAGWNSRGYTIEVSEDNNTWTTVAENDTDESTTKDIMTNGVKARYVKYTTGGDDGRGTIRLFEFEVYGTEDLTTSNMSSEMALISVYPNPTTDFIQVHGVGIATETSIEIFDMLGQLEKSIPNYSGEEIDMSGLSKGIHVVRIKTNDKVTYTKVMVL; encoded by the coding sequence ATGAAAAGAAATTTATTCTTAACGCTGCTGTTGATCTGTTCTACATTTTTTAATGTAGTTGCACAACAGCCAATGGGAGGATGTTGGCATCCTGAAGATATTACTAGCTGGACTCCAGAATCAGACCCTCTTGCCAAGTTTAATAGAAGTATGGTTGCTCTAAAACCTCGCTTTAAAGATGAAACAACAAAGGCTGGGCCATATAATTATTATGAGTCACAGGTGACCGCATGTCTTACAATGAATCCTTCTTGTAGTAAGACTCCTGCCCAAGGTGCAAATAATTTTATTGGATATACATTTAATTTCTGGCAGTATCTAGATATCCTAGTTTGGTGGGGTGGTTCAGCTAGTGAGGGTATTGTAATTCCACCTTCAGCACCCGTAGTTGATGTTGCACATAAGAATGGAGTGCAGGTCTATGGAAATGTGTTCTTCCCTCCTGGAGCATATGGTGGCGAACGAAGATGGGTTCGTGAGATGTTGAGAAAAGAGAATGGTGAGTTTATCTATGCAAAGAAATTGGCAGAGATTGCAAACTATTTTGGTTTTGATGGGTGGTTTATTAATGAAGAAACTGGTGGAAGTTCTCACGATGAGTGGGCTGGTTTTGCTGAGGATTTTAATAAATATAAGGCTAGTGCTCATATGGGATTACAGTGGTATGACCAAGGAACGAGTACTGGTGGAACTCTATTTAATTCAGATAAGAGATTTAAGTCAAAGTTTTTGAACTATGGGTCAGCGAGTTCATATAATGTGAAATCAAATGATGACCGAGTTCGCTCATGGGGGAAAAATCCTTTTGAAGTAAACTACTATGGTCTTGAAATTGGTGGTGGCGGATTCTCACATAAGGGTGAATTTGTAGCATTATTCGGAAAAGATAAAAATAATGGGTCTATTGATCTATTCTGTCCAGAAGAGAAGACATGGAAAGATCAAACGAAGAAAGGACATCTGAATCCTTATGAACAGATGAATGAATTTTATAAGACCGCAGGTCGTTTCTGGGTAAATAAAGAGCATGATGTTACTTCATCAAAAGCATATGACGATGCTAACTGGCCTGGAATGTCGGTTGGGGTTGCTGCACGTAGTGTAATCAGTGAATTTCCATTTGTGACGAATTTTAATACAGGAATGGGAAAAAAACGTTACGTTAAAGGTGATGTAAAAGGTACTGGAGATTGGTATCATAGAGGGATACAATCTATTCTTCCTACATGGAGATGGTGGGTTGAAGGTGCTACTAAAACAGTTGCTCCAGAATTTACTTGGGATGATGCTTACAATAGTGGTGCGAGCTTAATGTTTGCTGGTAGTATTAACGGTAATGTTTCAAACAATGTTCGCCTATATAAAACTAAACTTGAAGTAAAAGGATCAGAGCATGCTAAGCTCGTTTTAAAGGGAGCAAAAACAGGATACAAATGTTCTCTAGGTCTTGCTTTTAGTGAAGACAAAAATGCATTTACATATATTCCACTTGAGAACTTTGCTAATGGTACATGGACAACAGTTGATATTCCTCTTGCTGCTTATGCAGGAAAAACAATCTCAATGATCTCTTTGAAATTCGAATCATCATCAAACGTACAAGATCTTGATCTTAAATTAGGTGAAATATATTTGGGAGATGCTGTTCCAGCATGTGGTGTCGTTTCAAATGTCAAAGTTATTGATGACCTAGGAGATATTAAAAAAGTTTTAGGTGATGATCAAGGTGATGCTCGTGTTATCTGGGATGCTGCAGATGGTGTAATAAGCCATTATAATATCTATGTTGAACAGAAAGGTGCTGAGACTCTTGTTGGACAGACAATGGATGAAGCTTTCTATATTGAAAATATTCAAAGAACATCATCAGATGAATTGTCAGTGAATATTATTATCAAAAGTGTAGACCTTTTGGGTGACGAACATGGACGTGTAGTAAAAGTAGCTGAATGGGTGAAACCTACTGCTCCTGTAATTAACCTTACTTCAGATAAGTCATATATTGAAGCAGGCGAGACTGTTGTATTTACCGCTCGTGCTACACAATACCCTGAGTCTTATAAGTGGACTCTTCCAAAAGGTGCAGAGAAAGTTAATGGTGAGTACGAAGAGAATCAGGTTGCATGTCGTTTTCCATCTGCTGGTAGTTATAATATTACTGTTGAAGCTACGAATAAGATTGGAAAATCAACAAAAACTGTTGAAAATGCAGTGAAAGTTGTAGATTCAAGTCAATTAGAAGTGGTTAGTGTAGGCAAAACGATTGATAGCTTTAGTAGTAACATGGGTAGTGAGCATCCTCGTTTCTTAATTGATGGAGTGAATGTTCCTGGATCCGTAGGAGATAAATGGTGTGCTGGTGGCTCTAGATCGCATTGGGTTATCGTAGATTTAGAAGAGCCTTTTGATATTTATGGTTTCAAAACGTTTGATACTGGTCATAAGGAAGATGCTAGAGGCAACTTCGACTGTTGGAAGGTCGAAGTAAGTAACGATAAGCAGAGTTGGACTGAGGTTGTAAACCAACAGGGGCGTAAATCTGAGAATACTAAGGAAGCTGCTATTCCAGGAACGGTTGGTCGCTATGTGAGATTTACTCCATACGACAAAAATGAAGGAATTACAATTCGTATTTGGGAGTTCCAAGTATTAGGGGTTTCTATGGGTATGAAGTTGTCAAGTGTCAAGAATATGAAACTGAATGACACTGAAACAAAAACCGTAAAAGTTACTTATGATTTAGGAACTATAGCAAAAGCCTCGGACTTTGGTTTTAAGGCGACTTCTGAGAATGGAAACATATTGATTTCAAATGGTGTTGTTGATGAAGTAAAATCGACATATCATTTTGATGTTAAGTCTAAAGCTGGATTCTTTGGAACAGAGAAAGTAAATGTTGTATTTGTAAATAATGGATTGTCAAAAGATGTCTCTTTTGATGTGACTGTTGCTTCTCAAAATTGGTCAAATGTATTGGTTGGAAAGACTCTAAAGGCTTATAATACGAGTTGGGACTGGTCATCACTTACTGGTGCGATTGAGGGAGCTGAAAAGTTGGTTGATCAAGATCCAAAAACAGGGATCACAACAAGTTATTACGGTGTTGTTCTTGAGGCAGATTTAGGGGAATCACATTCACTTGCTTGTTTCAAATATAATGGTTCTCAAGATGGTGAAGACCTTAAAATTAAAGTGACTGGTTCGCATGATGGCAAGAATTATGAATTGATTACATCAAAAGATCACTATAATGGTGGTTCGATGTTGATTTTAAATAAAGCTGTATCGTATCGATATGTACGTATCTGGTCATCTGTAAATGGTTATGGAAATGTAACAATCAATGAGATGGTAGCCTTAGGTGAGTCGAAAGATATCTCATTTACTAACGTGAAGAAACAAGCACTTCATTTTGATGAGACAACAGTAATTCAGATTCCATTTACGAATAAAGTTGACTTTAAGTCTAATCAACTAAATGCGAAGGTGCTTAATACGAAATTTGCTAAAGTGACGAATGTCTCTCTTGATATGACTCAACATCTTATTAATGTTACTTTGCAAACCAAACATGCAATTGGTTCAACTCAATTAGAGCTGGAGCTAAATGTTAATGGAAAAACTTTTATTCATGATGTTGATTTACTCGTAACACCTAAAGATGCTGCTAACGTGGCATTAAATAAGAAAGCAATTGACTTCTCTGGTTCAACAGCTAGTGAGTTGCCTTCATATCTATTTGATGGAGAGACTAATCCTCAAAGTGCCTCAAATAAATGGTGTGAAACGGGTGATGGACCTCACTATGTTATTGTAGATCTTGAGAAAGTATACAGTGTATATGAATTTAAGATGTTTGATTGTGGAAATGTTGAGGATGCTGGTTGGAATTCTCGTGGATATACGATAGAAGTGAGTGAGGATAATAATACTTGGACTACAGTAGCTGAGAATGATACAGATGAATCAACGACCAAAGATATTATGACCAATGGAGTGAAAGCTCGTTATGTGAAGTACACAACTGGTGGTGATGATGGAAGAGGTACAATACGTCTGTTTGAGTTTGAAGTTTATGGAACTGAGGATTTAACAACTTCGAATATGTCTTCTGAAATGGCATTGATTAGTGTTTATCCAAACCCAACAACAGATTTTATTCAAGTGCATGGTGTTGGTATTGCAACAGAAACATCGATTGAGATATTTGATATGTTAGGACAATTAGAAAAATCTATTCCTAATTATTCAGGTGAAGAGATCGATATGTCAGGTTTATCAAAAGGAATTCACGTGGTAAGAATTAAAACAAATGATAAGGTGACATACACTAAGGTTATGGTATTATAA
- a CDS encoding SusD/RagB family nutrient-binding outer membrane lipoprotein — protein sequence MFKLSNIKRIVPVALLLGGMVSGCTDGFEDINTSIKPEYSTDNAVVFDGEHYDEDINKLISPFIFEGPYADYQRATNLFHDIYAHYFSHNKADFSGLSPNYVYNDGWIGKRWEHFYYERVKEYRSLVKKMNAAPVWNAKAKAVADINFSFLTSMMVDTYGYIPYKYVFEENISEATKLEYDSDRDIYIDLFKQLKNASAVLAKASDVDQFHIAPGSDNYYQGDYTKWRKFANTLRLRLALRVSGVDPILAKEEGESAIADGVFSSNSDNLATHMITQENIYYLCSNAWLDAVMTKDLEIAYKSWSENLDPRCGALWYKTGPEKAIRDGFELPALPGTTFGQYIGHKVGQTENLIHSTTNVSILKTNALQDPKGWFSIHREIVWLGYSETCFLMSEASLRGWTGASMTPKSYYIDGVKASMEYFQISEDNANKYVSGLKDIQDGIFEGSDKEKVLEAIHKQKWLAIFPNGNEGWAEFRRTGYPRLLNNDNNMSATVKQGLFIKRIRYTVKQHDYNEKNIPSDIYGADDRMDVRIWWDVDNSNDDSGKPKPQNNFR from the coding sequence ATGTTCAAACTAAGTAATATAAAACGAATAGTTCCTGTTGCACTTCTTCTAGGAGGAATGGTTTCAGGATGTACTGATGGATTTGAAGACATCAATACTTCGATTAAACCAGAGTATTCAACTGATAATGCAGTGGTATTTGATGGCGAACATTATGATGAGGATATTAATAAGTTGATATCTCCATTTATTTTCGAAGGTCCTTATGCTGATTACCAGCGAGCTACGAATCTTTTTCATGATATCTATGCACACTATTTTTCACATAACAAAGCAGATTTCTCTGGATTGTCACCCAATTATGTGTACAACGATGGTTGGATTGGTAAGCGTTGGGAGCACTTCTATTATGAAAGAGTAAAAGAGTATCGATCATTAGTGAAAAAAATGAATGCTGCTCCTGTATGGAATGCGAAAGCTAAAGCTGTAGCAGATATTAATTTCTCTTTCTTGACGAGTATGATGGTGGATACATATGGTTATATCCCATATAAGTATGTTTTTGAAGAGAATATTTCAGAAGCTACAAAGTTAGAGTATGATTCGGATAGAGATATCTATATAGATCTATTTAAACAGTTGAAGAATGCTTCTGCGGTTCTTGCTAAAGCTTCTGATGTAGATCAGTTTCATATTGCACCTGGATCTGATAATTACTACCAAGGTGATTATACAAAATGGCGTAAATTTGCGAATACATTGAGACTGCGTTTGGCTTTAAGAGTAAGTGGTGTGGATCCTATTTTAGCTAAAGAAGAGGGAGAGAGTGCTATCGCAGATGGTGTGTTTTCTTCGAACAGTGATAATCTAGCGACCCATATGATCACTCAAGAAAATATCTATTATCTATGTAGTAATGCATGGTTAGATGCTGTGATGACTAAAGATCTTGAAATTGCTTATAAGTCATGGAGTGAAAATTTAGATCCTCGATGTGGTGCATTATGGTATAAAACAGGTCCAGAGAAAGCAATACGTGATGGATTCGAACTACCTGCCCTTCCAGGAACAACATTTGGACAATATATAGGGCATAAAGTAGGGCAAACCGAAAATCTTATTCATAGCACTACAAATGTGTCAATTTTAAAAACAAATGCACTACAAGACCCTAAAGGGTGGTTCTCAATTCATAGAGAAATTGTATGGTTAGGTTATTCAGAGACCTGTTTCTTAATGTCTGAGGCTAGCTTAAGAGGATGGACAGGAGCTTCCATGACTCCAAAGTCATATTACATAGATGGAGTAAAAGCATCAATGGAGTACTTCCAAATTTCTGAGGATAACGCAAATAAGTATGTATCAGGATTGAAGGATATTCAAGATGGAATATTTGAAGGAAGTGATAAAGAAAAAGTGTTAGAAGCAATACACAAGCAGAAATGGTTGGCTATTTTCCCTAATGGAAATGAAGGATGGGCTGAATTTAGAAGAACTGGATATCCACGTTTACTAAATAATGATAATAATATGTCTGCTACAGTTAAACAAGGTTTGTTTATCAAACGTATTCGCTATACGGTAAAACAGCACGATTATAATGAAAAAAATATACCGTCAGATATTTACGGAGCTGATGATCGAATGGATGTTCGAATATGGTGGGACGTAGATAATTCGAATGACGATAGTGGAAAACCTAAGCCACAAAATAATTTTAGATAG